A section of the Rossellomorea marisflavi genome encodes:
- a CDS encoding undecaprenyl-diphosphate phosphatase, with product MEWLTLLKALILGMVEGLTEFAPVSSTGHLIVVDDLIIKSQEILGKYPANTFKVVVQLGSILAVVIVFRDRFIEMLGLRRKKEKTHTLKLSHIIVGLLPAMVLGLLFDDFIDEHLFSLKTVLIGLAAGSILMIAADMFRPKVPVIETVDQLTYKKAILVGLMQCIALWPGFSRSGSTISAGVLFGLSYRAASDFTFIMAVPIMAGASGISLLKNWMYMTPEFAPFLITGFISAFIFAYLSIRFFLTVISRIKLIPFAIYRLVLVAVIVIFFM from the coding sequence ATGGAATGGTTGACACTGTTGAAAGCTCTAATTCTTGGAATGGTCGAGGGATTGACCGAATTTGCCCCCGTTTCTTCCACTGGACACCTGATCGTAGTGGATGACCTGATTATCAAATCACAGGAGATACTGGGCAAATATCCGGCTAATACATTTAAAGTCGTAGTGCAGTTGGGATCCATCCTTGCCGTTGTGATTGTATTCAGAGATCGATTCATCGAGATGCTCGGTTTAAGAAGAAAAAAAGAAAAAACACATACATTAAAGCTCAGTCACATCATCGTTGGCCTTTTGCCAGCCATGGTCCTCGGTCTATTATTCGACGACTTTATCGATGAACATTTATTTTCCCTTAAAACGGTTCTCATCGGCCTTGCAGCGGGATCAATCCTGATGATAGCCGCCGATATGTTTCGCCCAAAGGTTCCCGTTATCGAGACCGTCGACCAACTGACCTATAAAAAAGCAATCTTGGTCGGCCTAATGCAGTGCATCGCCCTTTGGCCTGGATTCTCACGATCGGGTTCAACGATCTCTGCCGGAGTCCTCTTCGGTCTCAGCTACAGGGCAGCTTCTGACTTCACGTTCATCATGGCCGTACCAATCATGGCAGGAGCGAGCGGGATTTCCTTATTGAAGAACTGGATGTATATGACGCCGGAATTTGCCCCTTTCCTCATCACCGGATTCATTAGTGCATTCATCTTTGCCTACTTATCGATCAGATTCTTCTTAACGGTCATCAGCCGTATCAAGCTTATTCCTTTCGCCATCTATAGGTTGGTCCTAGTGGCGGTCATTGTGATTTTTTTCATGTAA
- a CDS encoding GNAT family N-acetyltransferase, which translates to MITFQQLTQKEAEEIAYSWKYEGMYSFYDMTEDEEDLLEFTDAHTRGEHVFSSHVNGELIGFLSLDVLDGMIDIGLGLKPDWTGKGKGRGFLQSAISFIQSHYTFDALTLSVASFNQRAISLYSHVGFVLNGSFVQRTNGGEYEFINMILPPHTGVIVTRDFDQSRLMEIQEVYHSVGWNKHSLDVILEIYRKSNVFSMVYVDGRVRGMGRALSDGVFNAAIYDVVTHMDVQQQGLGARIMDDLLDQLAPVSCVHLIATTGNEGFYLKQGLSPLKTGMARYRNEKLEKEYLIKEK; encoded by the coding sequence ATGATTACATTTCAACAGTTGACTCAGAAAGAGGCTGAGGAAATTGCTTATTCATGGAAGTACGAAGGTATGTATTCATTCTATGATATGACAGAAGATGAAGAAGACCTGCTCGAATTCACAGATGCTCACACCAGGGGAGAGCACGTTTTTTCCTCGCATGTAAATGGGGAGCTGATTGGATTTCTTAGCTTGGATGTTCTGGATGGGATGATCGATATCGGTCTTGGACTTAAACCGGATTGGACAGGAAAAGGGAAAGGACGTGGATTTTTACAGTCCGCCATTTCGTTTATCCAGTCTCACTACACGTTTGATGCGTTGACCCTCTCGGTGGCGTCATTCAATCAAAGGGCCATATCCCTTTATTCTCATGTTGGCTTTGTACTGAATGGAAGCTTTGTTCAGAGAACAAACGGGGGAGAGTACGAGTTTATCAACATGATTTTGCCACCCCATACCGGAGTTATAGTAACCAGGGACTTTGACCAATCAAGATTGATGGAAATTCAAGAAGTATATCATTCCGTCGGGTGGAATAAGCATTCTTTGGACGTAATACTTGAGATCTATCGAAAGAGTAATGTTTTCAGTATGGTGTATGTGGACGGACGGGTAAGGGGCATGGGAAGAGCGTTATCAGACGGGGTTTTCAACGCAGCCATTTATGATGTGGTGACCCACATGGATGTTCAACAACAGGGATTGGGAGCACGCATAATGGACGATTTGCTTGACCAACTTGCGCCCGTTTCGTGTGTTCATCTGATTGCGACGACAGGAAATGAAGGATTTTATTTAAAGCAAGGACTGTCCCCACTGAAAACAGGTATGGCCAGGTATAGAAATGAGAAACTTGAAAAGGAGTACCTCATAAAAGAAAAATAA
- the pssA gene encoding CDP-diacylglycerol--serine O-phosphatidyltransferase, which produces MRLKKMIPNMFTLGNLYCGFLSIGFAASGQFKNAAVLIIIGMMLDSMDGRLARMLNADSELGKELDSLADIVTFGVAPSFLVYYTSFYHYGLLGFIVAGLFPLFGGYRLARFNTSPKKASLHYFVGVPITAAGGIMAILTLFGSMIPNIVITVIFTAMCFLMVSRIRIPSLKEVPLPKYGTIVTIFLGAMLYVIYKGTYEQFPYLIYIATPLYIAYLAYKFVKR; this is translated from the coding sequence ATGCGATTGAAAAAAATGATACCCAATATGTTCACCCTTGGGAATCTGTACTGTGGTTTTTTATCAATAGGTTTTGCTGCCAGCGGTCAGTTTAAGAATGCCGCCGTGTTGATCATTATCGGCATGATGCTCGACAGTATGGACGGAAGACTTGCCAGGATGCTGAACGCCGACAGTGAGCTAGGAAAAGAATTGGACTCATTGGCGGATATCGTGACGTTCGGTGTGGCTCCTTCTTTCCTTGTGTATTATACTTCTTTTTACCATTATGGGTTGCTCGGTTTCATTGTTGCCGGATTGTTCCCCTTGTTTGGCGGATATCGCCTTGCCAGATTCAATACCAGTCCAAAAAAAGCATCTCTCCATTATTTTGTCGGGGTCCCGATCACCGCTGCCGGTGGAATCATGGCCATATTGACATTGTTCGGATCGATGATACCGAATATCGTCATTACCGTGATTTTCACGGCCATGTGTTTCTTGATGGTGAGCAGGATCCGCATCCCGAGTTTAAAAGAGGTTCCTCTGCCGAAGTACGGGACGATTGTAACCATCTTTCTAGGAGCCATGCTATATGTCATCTATAAAGGTACGTATGAGCAATTCCCTTACCTTATCTATATCGCGACTCCACTCTATATCGCCTATCTCGCCTACAAATTTGTAAAAAGATGA
- the chrA gene encoding chromate efflux transporter, translating to MKSKIVTWLELLLISTRLGLTSFGGPIAHLGYFHEEYVRKKKWIDEKTYSELVALCQFLPGPASSQVGIGIGILKGGKFGGIISFIGFTLPSVIVLTLFAIFLGNTGVSDAGWLKGLKIVAVAVVAHAIIGMSSKLTPDLTRKGIALLAILFTLLWGSAFSQVTVIILAGVCGFLLYRKHDEHTKQHTHSQFPISKTFGTVCLVLFFVLLAGLPLLKEATSTMAVTVFDSFYRAGALVFGGGHVVLPLLERELVPSGLISGQEFLAGYGAAQAVPGPLFTFAAFLGGAIGGWEYALLATIAIFLPAFLLIFGALPFWNALRRSPGMNGVLMGVNAGVVGILISAFYDPIWTSSITSPFHFGMAAILFSMLMFWKLPPWFIVVTGIVAGSLFL from the coding sequence ATGAAATCTAAAATCGTGACTTGGCTTGAACTATTACTGATCTCTACCAGACTTGGTTTGACTTCATTTGGCGGTCCGATCGCCCATCTGGGTTATTTCCATGAAGAGTATGTGAGAAAAAAGAAATGGATCGATGAAAAAACGTATTCGGAACTAGTTGCCCTTTGTCAGTTCCTCCCCGGCCCCGCCAGCAGCCAGGTTGGGATCGGAATCGGAATTCTTAAAGGTGGGAAATTCGGGGGGATCATCTCCTTCATAGGATTCACACTTCCCTCTGTAATCGTTTTAACGCTATTTGCTATCTTCCTTGGAAACACGGGCGTAAGTGATGCGGGGTGGCTAAAAGGTCTTAAGATCGTTGCTGTGGCAGTTGTTGCTCATGCCATAATCGGAATGTCCTCTAAACTTACCCCTGACTTAACCAGGAAAGGGATTGCCCTTTTGGCTATTCTTTTCACTTTATTATGGGGATCAGCCTTTTCTCAGGTTACCGTCATCATCCTTGCCGGAGTATGTGGCTTCCTACTTTATAGGAAACACGACGAGCATACTAAACAGCACACACACTCACAGTTCCCCATCAGTAAAACATTCGGGACCGTATGCCTTGTTCTCTTCTTCGTATTATTGGCTGGGCTTCCACTATTAAAAGAAGCCACCTCAACCATGGCGGTGACGGTATTCGATAGCTTCTACCGTGCAGGAGCATTGGTATTCGGTGGGGGGCATGTTGTCCTTCCACTACTGGAAAGAGAATTGGTTCCATCCGGTCTCATATCCGGTCAGGAATTTTTGGCGGGGTATGGTGCTGCACAGGCAGTCCCAGGTCCTCTCTTTACATTTGCTGCGTTCCTTGGAGGAGCGATTGGCGGATGGGAATATGCTTTATTGGCGACAATCGCCATTTTCCTACCTGCTTTCCTTCTCATCTTCGGAGCCCTTCCCTTCTGGAATGCCCTAAGGAGAAGTCCCGGGATGAACGGAGTTTTAATGGGAGTAAATGCTGGTGTAGTCGGGATATTGATCTCTGCATTCTATGATCCCATTTGGACGAGTTCCATAACGTCTCCCTTTCATTTCGGCATGGCTGCCATTCTCTTCAGCATGCTTATGTTTTGGAAGCTTCCTCCATGGTTCATCGTTGTGACCGGAATTGTTGCCGGTTCACTATTTTTATAG
- a CDS encoding PadR family transcriptional regulator: MEDRVLRKLFLGFIHIHILHHAKEEPLYVTWMLHELQEHGYQMSSGTLYPIFHSMEKDGLLEREDKKVEGKIRKYYSITLKGIIVLDEARNKAFELFKEIKD; the protein is encoded by the coding sequence TTGGAAGATCGAGTACTCAGGAAGCTCTTTCTAGGATTCATTCATATACACATTCTTCACCATGCCAAAGAAGAGCCCCTATATGTAACGTGGATGCTTCATGAACTTCAGGAGCATGGCTATCAAATGAGCTCGGGAACGTTATACCCTATCTTCCATTCCATGGAAAAAGATGGGCTGTTGGAGCGTGAAGACAAAAAGGTGGAAGGTAAAATCAGAAAGTATTACAGCATCACCCTTAAAGGAATCATCGTGCTGGATGAAGCCAGAAATAAAGCTTTTGAACTCTTTAAAGAAATAAAGGATTAA
- a CDS encoding collagen-like protein translates to MDVNESFDYVKSINLDPYHVPAGCPSIFPKGSSPCPSGPQGPQGAQGPQGLQGSRGETGAQGPQGEQGLTGAQGSQGDQGAAGAQGPQGDQGATGAQGPQGDQGVSGAQGPQGDQGVTGTQGPQGDQGVTGAQGVTGSQGPQGDQGVTGAQGPQGDQGVTGAQGPQGDQGVTGAQGPQGDQGVTGAQGPQGDQGATGGQGPQGDQGATGGQGPQGDQGATGAQGPQGTQGLTGAQGPQGDQGVTGAQGPQGDQGATGVQGPQGDQGVTGAQGPQGDQGATGAQGPQGTQGLTGAQGPQGDQGVTGAQGPQGDQGVTGAQGPQGDQGVTGAQGPQGDQGATGVQGPQGDQGATGVQGPQGDQGVTGAQGPQGTQGVAGAQGPQGDQGATGAQGPQGTQGVTGAQGPQGDQGVTGAQGPQGTQGVTGAQGPQGDQGVTGAQGPQGDQGVTGAQGPQGTQGLTGAQGPQGDQGATGGQGPQGDQGVTGAQGPQGDQGVTGAQGPQGTQGLTGTQGPQGDQGATGAQGPQGDQGVTGVQGPQGDQGATGVQGPQGDQGVTGAQGPQGTQGVTGAQGPQGDQGSTGAQGPQGTQGVTGAQGPQGDQGVTGAQGPQGDQGATGAQGPQGDQGATGAQGPQGDQGAIGVQGPQGDQGATGAQGPQGDQGVTGAQGPQGDQGVTGVQGPQGDQGVTGVQGPQGDQGVTGVQGPQGDQGATGVQGPQGDQGATGVQGPQGDQGATGAQGPQGDQGVTGAQGPQGGQGATGAQGPQGTQGVTGAQGPQGDQGATGAQGPQGDQGATGAQGPQGTQGVTGAQGPQGDQGATGGQGPQGDQGVTGAQGPQGDQGVTGAQGPQGDQGATGAQGPQGTQGLTGAQGPQGDQGDTGAQGPQGDQGVTGAQGPQGTQGLTGAQGPQGDQGVTGAQGPQGDQGVTGAQGPQGTQGLTGAQGLTGAQGPQGTQGATGAQGPQGTQGLTGAQGPQGTQGATGAQGPQGTTGAQGPQGTQGPQGVQGAQGPAFAAEGFSGRADGITTAASQQIANFSVAAPYYSNANFNATTGTYTVPATGRYSIKATINYTTTAAISVTLGGGINPSFVVRRITDSTTLVSGLFPVLNVNIALVLTLRTILGNGTVTLAGDVQLNANDTIGLFYVSDGLTVNLNLGAGQGIVWSVYRIA, encoded by the coding sequence ATGGATGTGAATGAAAGTTTTGATTATGTAAAATCGATAAATTTGGATCCGTATCATGTTCCAGCTGGCTGCCCTTCCATTTTTCCAAAAGGTTCATCTCCATGTCCTTCAGGACCCCAGGGGCCACAAGGTGCACAAGGGCCACAGGGACTACAAGGTAGTCGGGGAGAAACAGGAGCTCAAGGCCCCCAAGGAGAACAGGGTTTAACAGGAGCTCAAGGTTCGCAAGGGGATCAGGGCGCAGCAGGGGCTCAAGGACCGCAAGGAGACCAAGGTGCAACGGGAGCTCAGGGACCACAAGGGGATCAAGGTGTTTCGGGGGCACAAGGACCACAAGGAGACCAGGGTGTTACTGGAACACAGGGTCCACAAGGGGATCAAGGTGTCACTGGAGCTCAAGGAGTAACCGGATCCCAAGGACCGCAAGGAGATCAAGGTGTTACTGGAGCTCAAGGACCACAAGGAGACCAGGGTGTTACGGGAGCTCAAGGTCCACAAGGAGACCAAGGAGTTACGGGAGCTCAAGGACCACAAGGAGATCAGGGTGTTACGGGAGCTCAAGGTCCACAAGGAGACCAAGGCGCAACCGGAGGTCAAGGCCCACAAGGAGACCAAGGCGCAACCGGAGGTCAAGGACCACAAGGAGACCAAGGCGCTACAGGAGCACAAGGTCCTCAAGGAACGCAAGGTTTAACGGGAGCTCAAGGACCACAAGGAGATCAGGGTGTTACGGGAGCTCAAGGTCCACAAGGAGACCAAGGCGCAACCGGAGTTCAAGGCCCACAAGGAGACCAAGGCGTAACCGGAGCTCAAGGTCCACAAGGAGACCAAGGCGCTACAGGAGCACAAGGTCCACAAGGAACTCAAGGTTTAACAGGAGCTCAAGGACCACAAGGAGACCAGGGTGTTACGGGAGCTCAAGGTCCACAAGGAGACCAAGGAGTTACGGGAGCTCAAGGTCCTCAAGGGGACCAAGGTGTAACTGGAGCTCAGGGACCACAAGGAGACCAAGGCGCAACCGGAGTTCAAGGCCCACAAGGAGACCAAGGCGCAACCGGAGTTCAAGGCCCACAAGGAGACCAAGGCGTAACCGGAGCTCAAGGTCCACAAGGAACGCAAGGTGTTGCGGGAGCTCAGGGACCGCAAGGAGATCAAGGCGCAACTGGAGCTCAAGGTCCACAAGGAACGCAAGGAGTTACGGGAGCTCAGGGACCACAAGGAGACCAAGGTGTAACCGGAGCTCAAGGACCACAAGGAACGCAAGGAGTTACGGGAGCTCAGGGACCACAAGGAGACCAAGGTGTAACCGGAGCTCAAGGACCACAAGGAGACCAAGGAGTTACGGGAGCTCAAGGTCCACAAGGAACTCAAGGTTTAACGGGAGCTCAAGGTCCACAAGGGGATCAAGGTGCAACCGGAGGACAGGGACCACAAGGGGATCAAGGTGTTACGGGGGCACAAGGACCACAAGGAGATCAAGGCGTAACCGGAGCTCAAGGACCACAAGGGACGCAGGGGTTAACTGGAACTCAAGGACCGCAAGGAGATCAAGGCGCAACCGGGGCTCAAGGACCTCAAGGGGACCAAGGTGTTACGGGAGTTCAGGGTCCACAAGGAGACCAAGGCGCAACCGGAGTTCAAGGTCCACAAGGAGACCAGGGCGTAACCGGAGCTCAAGGTCCACAAGGAACGCAAGGAGTTACGGGAGCTCAGGGACCGCAAGGAGATCAAGGCTCAACAGGAGCTCAAGGTCCACAAGGAACGCAAGGAGTTACGGGAGCTCAGGGACCACAAGGAGACCAGGGTGTTACGGGAGCTCAGGGACCGCAAGGAGATCAAGGCGCAACAGGAGCTCAGGGACCGCAAGGAGATCAAGGCGCAACAGGAGCTCAGGGACCGCAAGGAGATCAAGGCGCAATCGGAGTTCAAGGCCCACAAGGAGACCAAGGTGCAACCGGGGCTCAAGGACCTCAAGGAGATCAGGGCGTAACGGGGGCTCAAGGACCTCAAGGGGACCAAGGTGTTACGGGAGTTCAAGGTCCACAAGGGGACCAAGGTGTTACGGGAGTTCAAGGTCCACAAGGGGACCAAGGTGTTACGGGAGTTCAAGGTCCACAAGGAGACCAAGGCGCAACCGGAGTTCAAGGTCCACAAGGAGACCAAGGCGCAACCGGAGTTCAAGGCCCACAAGGAGACCAAGGCGCAACCGGAGCTCAAGGTCCACAAGGAGACCAAGGCGTAACCGGAGCTCAAGGTCCACAGGGAGGCCAAGGCGCAACCGGAGCTCAAGGTCCACAAGGAACGCAAGGGGTAACGGGAGCTCAAGGTCCTCAAGGGGATCAAGGTGCAACCGGGGCACAAGGCCCACAAGGAGATCAAGGCGCAACCGGAGCTCAAGGCCCACAAGGAACGCAAGGGGTAACGGGAGCTCAAGGTCCTCAAGGGGATCAAGGTGCAACCGGAGGACAGGGACCACAAGGGGATCAAGGTGTTACGGGGGCACAAGGCCCACAAGGAGACCAAGGCGTAACGGGAGCTCAAGGACCACAAGGAGATCAAGGCGCAACCGGAGCTCAAGGTCCACAAGGAACTCAAGGTTTAACCGGAGCTCAGGGACCACAAGGAGACCAAGGAGATACGGGAGCTCAAGGTCCTCAAGGGGACCAGGGTGTAACGGGAGCTCAAGGTCCACAAGGAACTCAAGGTTTAACCGGAGCTCAGGGACCACAAGGAGACCAAGGAGTTACGGGAGCTCAAGGTCCTCAAGGGGACCAGGGTGTAACGGGAGCTCAAGGTCCACAAGGAACTCAAGGTTTAACAGGAGCACAAGGTTTAACGGGAGCACAAGGTCCACAAGGAACCCAAGGTGCAACCGGGGCTCAAGGACCTCAAGGAACTCAAGGTTTAACGGGAGCACAAGGTCCACAAGGAACCCAAGGTGCAACAGGAGCTCAGGGACCGCAAGGCACTACCGGAGCACAAGGTCCTCAAGGTACTCAAGGGCCACAAGGTGTGCAGGGCGCACAGGGTCCAGCTTTCGCGGCAGAAGGTTTTTCAGGCAGAGCGGATGGCATTACAACAGCTGCGTCCCAACAGATTGCTAACTTCTCGGTAGCGGCACCATATTATAGCAACGCGAACTTTAACGCCACAACAGGGACCTATACAGTACCTGCAACTGGAAGATACTCAATAAAGGCGACCATCAATTATACGACGACAGCTGCCATTTCGGTAACTCTGGGTGGGGGGATTAATCCATCATTCGTGGTAAGAAGGATTACAGATAGTACGACACTCGTATCAGGTTTGTTCCCGGTGCTCAACGTAAACATTGCTTTGGTATTGACCCTAAGGACCATATTGGGAAATGGGACTGTTACGCTTGCTGGAGATGTTCAGCTGAATGCCAACGATACAATTGGATTGTTTTATGTATCCGACGGTCTAACAGTCAACCTTAATCTTGGGGCTGGCCAAGGAATTGTATGGTCGGTATATCGAATCGCATAA
- a CDS encoding esterase/lipase family protein — translation MKRKIGYSCLLLMFLFPSWTLAGDFGKDDPSGNPGEWYVGTNPAVPKQPILFVHGLNSSSNTWWNENDMYDVAYRSGYKTAFIDLYPQKDMWANGALLASKLKEIYDYFGVKVVVVAHSKGGIDTQSALVHFGADRYVSKVITLSSPHHGSQLADLAYSNWAGWLAAIIGSKNEATASLQTGYMSQFRSQTDGSSGKVPFYTMGGTSWGGFGGSLYWGGLYLSGYGSNDGAVTTASSRLPNAQEVAIGKWDHKTVKEGSSTFSIFQSLLSSSSTHDAMSRKESALKTNTSSFIRGGEYKEHADETFWVEVGAKRITIDWLASNSMEDVYLTSPDNKVTALKPSGKDQESYFNGAFHHVGTVENPIEGEWKVSSLSKEPGAYLLNVGFTSPLNDDLVVTTTEKGVSVQSSIVSGFTEHTRFEFYPKGKPLSQSVKGSGAVFNGGEGTYNLTTDIKSDYKGKPFNRTIIQSVYLNQNGQIVKQ, via the coding sequence TTGAAAAGAAAGATTGGTTATTCCTGTTTACTTCTCATGTTCCTGTTTCCTTCTTGGACGTTGGCGGGTGACTTTGGTAAAGATGATCCTTCGGGCAATCCCGGTGAGTGGTATGTCGGAACGAATCCAGCTGTACCAAAGCAGCCGATTTTGTTTGTGCATGGATTGAATAGCTCCTCGAATACTTGGTGGAATGAGAATGATATGTATGATGTTGCTTATCGCAGCGGTTATAAGACCGCATTCATCGATTTATATCCACAAAAAGATATGTGGGCCAATGGTGCATTGTTAGCTTCGAAACTAAAAGAGATCTATGATTATTTCGGGGTAAAAGTGGTGGTGGTGGCTCATAGTAAAGGAGGAATCGATACTCAATCAGCTCTAGTACATTTTGGTGCTGATCGCTATGTCTCCAAAGTGATCACGCTATCGAGTCCGCATCATGGGTCACAGCTGGCTGATTTGGCTTATAGCAATTGGGCCGGCTGGCTGGCAGCCATCATAGGAAGCAAGAATGAGGCGACCGCATCTTTACAGACTGGATATATGAGTCAGTTCAGGTCACAAACTGATGGAAGTAGTGGGAAGGTACCTTTTTATACGATGGGTGGAACCTCCTGGGGAGGATTCGGGGGATCACTATACTGGGGAGGCCTGTACTTATCTGGATATGGAAGCAACGATGGGGCTGTGACCACAGCAAGTTCAAGATTACCGAATGCTCAGGAGGTTGCCATAGGGAAGTGGGATCATAAAACAGTCAAAGAGGGATCTTCGACATTCTCTATTTTTCAGTCATTATTATCGTCATCCTCCACTCATGATGCGATGTCCAGAAAGGAATCTGCTCTCAAGACCAATACTTCATCCTTCATCCGCGGAGGTGAGTATAAAGAGCATGCGGATGAAACTTTCTGGGTAGAGGTTGGGGCAAAACGCATTACGATTGACTGGTTGGCTTCGAACTCGATGGAAGATGTCTACCTTACAAGCCCAGATAACAAGGTAACGGCACTGAAACCATCTGGAAAGGATCAGGAAAGTTATTTCAACGGTGCGTTTCATCATGTGGGCACGGTTGAAAACCCTATTGAAGGCGAGTGGAAGGTGTCATCTTTGTCAAAAGAACCTGGGGCGTATTTACTGAATGTTGGTTTCACAAGTCCATTGAATGATGACTTGGTGGTAACGACGACTGAGAAGGGAGTCAGCGTGCAATCAAGTATCGTCAGTGGATTCACCGAGCACACAAGGTTTGAGTTCTACCCTAAGGGGAAACCTTTGTCCCAGTCTGTCAAGGGGAGTGGTGCAGTGTTCAATGGAGGAGAAGGAACCTACAACCTGACAACGGATATTAAGTCTGATTATAAAGGGAAACCGTTTAATAGAACCATCATCCAGAGTGTTTACCTGAACCAAAACGGCCAGATCGTAAAACAGTAG
- a CDS encoding S8 family peptidase, which produces MKFKKIAALSLATSLALFPAFGGSSLAKEAPKPFQPINKTVDKGAFESGEVIVKFKDGVSKKAQGSALNKAEANEQKASAKDPFQVLEVADVDQAVKALENNPNVEYAEPNYTFQATWSPNDPYYSAYQYGPQNTSTPAAWDVTRGSSTQTVAVLDSGVDYNHPDLARKVIKGYDFIDRDNNPMDLNGHGTHVAGTVAADTNNGIGVAGMAPDTKILAVRVLDANGSGSLDSIASGIRYAADQGAKVLNLSLGCECNSTTLKSAVDYAWNKGAVVVAAAGNDNVSRTFQPASYPNAIAVGAIDSNDRKASFSNYGTWVDVTAPGVNIASTVPNNGYSYMSGTSMASPHVAGLAALLASQGKNNVQIRQAIEQTADKISGTGTNFKYGKINSNKAVRY; this is translated from the coding sequence ATGAAGTTCAAAAAAATAGCCGCTCTATCCTTAGCAACTTCCCTTGCTTTATTCCCTGCCTTCGGAGGTAGTTCACTGGCCAAGGAAGCACCGAAACCGTTCCAACCTATCAACAAAACAGTGGATAAAGGCGCTTTCGAATCCGGTGAAGTCATCGTCAAATTCAAAGATGGTGTATCCAAAAAGGCACAAGGTTCTGCTCTGAACAAAGCGGAGGCAAATGAACAGAAAGCATCAGCAAAAGATCCATTTCAGGTATTGGAAGTAGCGGACGTCGATCAAGCTGTTAAAGCACTGGAAAACAATCCGAATGTAGAATATGCTGAACCAAACTATACCTTCCAAGCGACTTGGTCACCGAATGACCCTTACTATTCTGCTTACCAGTATGGACCACAAAACACCTCAACCCCTGCTGCCTGGGATGTAACCCGTGGAAGCAGCACTCAAACGGTGGCGGTCCTTGATTCCGGAGTGGATTATAACCACCCTGATCTTGCAAGAAAAGTAATAAAAGGGTACGACTTTATCGACAGGGACAATAACCCAATGGATCTTAACGGACATGGTACCCATGTTGCCGGTACTGTTGCTGCTGATACGAACAATGGAATTGGCGTAGCCGGTATGGCACCAGATACGAAGATCCTTGCCGTACGGGTCCTTGATGCCAATGGAAGTGGCTCACTTGACAGCATTGCCTCAGGTATCCGCTATGCTGCTGATCAAGGGGCAAAGGTACTCAACCTCTCCCTTGGTTGCGAATGCAACTCCACAACTCTTAAGAGTGCCGTCGACTATGCATGGAACAAAGGAGCTGTAGTCGTTGCCGCTGCAGGGAATGACAATGTATCCCGTACATTCCAACCAGCTTCTTACCCTAATGCTATTGCAGTAGGTGCCATTGACTCCAATGATCGAAAAGCATCATTCTCCAATTACGGAACGTGGGTGGATGTCACTGCTCCAGGTGTGAACATAGCATCAACCGTTCCGAATAATGGCTACTCCTACATGTCTGGTACGTCCATGGCATCCCCTCACGTGGCCGGTTTGGCTGCTTTGTTGGCAAGTCAAGGTAAGAATAACGTACAAATCCGCCAGGCCATTGAGCAAACCGCCGATAAGATCTCTGGCACTGGAACAAACTTCAAGTATGGTAAAATCAACTCAAACAAAGCTGTAAGATACTAA
- a CDS encoding CD3324 family protein, which produces MTRLKAVNQIPDYLMRELQNYVQGQTIYIPKRKEEYNAWGSKSGGREALKRRNTSILEAFTGGESIASISDRYFLSIETIKKIVYGKR; this is translated from the coding sequence CTGACACGATTGAAAGCAGTAAATCAAATTCCTGATTACTTAATGAGAGAATTACAAAACTATGTTCAAGGCCAAACCATTTATATCCCAAAGCGAAAAGAAGAGTATAATGCCTGGGGCTCAAAGTCAGGAGGAAGGGAAGCGCTTAAACGGAGAAACACGTCGATCCTTGAAGCCTTTACTGGAGGAGAGTCGATTGCTTCCATTTCAGATAGGTACTTTTTATCCATCGAGACTATAAAGAAAATCGTCTACGGTAAGCGCTGA